A single window of Chloracidobacterium sp. DNA harbors:
- a CDS encoding isoaspartyl peptidase/L-asparaginase: MSKPALAVHGGAGTIFRSEMTPELEAQYRSGIENALRAGWAVLQANGNSLDAVDAAVRQLEDFPLFNAGRGSVFTHDGQNEMDAAIMDGHSKKAGAVAFIRNVKNPIGLARLVMERTEHVLLAGEGAILFAEEMNVELADNAYFYTDNRWKQLEQAIAAGRVQLDHAGAVHPKPIGTVGAVACDVNGHLAAATSTGGMTNKKFGRVGDTPIIGAGTYADEFCAVSCTGHGEYFMTNVTAFDVAARMKYSGLSLEDAAQESIDHLTKLEGEGGLIAVDAQGNISLPFNSEGMYRGSVNSKGETAIAIYRQ; this comes from the coding sequence ATGAGCAAACCTGCATTAGCTGTTCACGGTGGAGCCGGTACGATTTTTAGATCCGAAATGACGCCCGAACTCGAAGCCCAGTATCGATCCGGCATCGAGAATGCACTGCGTGCCGGTTGGGCAGTGCTTCAGGCAAACGGGAACTCGCTGGACGCGGTTGATGCCGCAGTGCGTCAACTCGAAGATTTCCCGCTTTTCAATGCGGGCCGCGGTTCGGTTTTCACGCACGATGGCCAAAACGAGATGGACGCGGCGATAATGGACGGCCATTCGAAAAAGGCCGGTGCGGTCGCTTTCATCCGCAATGTCAAAAATCCGATCGGGCTCGCCCGTCTCGTAATGGAGCGAACGGAGCACGTACTGCTCGCGGGTGAAGGTGCGATACTTTTTGCGGAAGAAATGAATGTCGAACTTGCCGACAACGCTTATTTTTATACTGATAACCGTTGGAAACAGCTCGAACAAGCGATCGCCGCCGGTCGTGTCCAACTCGATCACGCCGGTGCGGTGCATCCCAAACCCATCGGCACGGTCGGTGCCGTTGCCTGTGACGTAAATGGCCATTTGGCTGCCGCAACATCGACGGGCGGAATGACCAACAAAAAGTTCGGCCGCGTCGGCGACACTCCGATCATCGGGGCCGGAACGTATGCTGACGAATTTTGTGCCGTTTCTTGCACGGGGCACGGCGAATATTTTATGACCAACGTAACGGCTTTCGATGTTGCCGCACGAATGAAATATAGCGGCTTGAGCCTAGAAGATGCGGCTCAAGAGTCGATCGACCACTTGACCAAACTCGAGGGCGAAGGCGGCCTCATCGCGGTCGATGCTCAAGGCAATATCTCGCTGCCATTCAATTCCGAAGGAATGTATCGCGGCTCAGTAAATTCGAAGGGTGAGACGGCGATTGCCATCTACCGTCAATAG